A single genomic interval of Gouania willdenowi chromosome 22, fGouWil2.1, whole genome shotgun sequence harbors:
- the gchfr gene encoding GTP cyclohydrolase 1 feedback regulatory protein: protein MPFMLISTQIRLETGPTNVGDEFSDPALMNYLGARKTTMLGNNFSEYHVDEPARLVLDKLEKIGYRVVSMTGVGQTLVWCLHKETE, encoded by the exons ATGCCTTTCATGCTCATCAGCACACAGATCCGACTG GAAACTGGTCCCACTAATGTAGGGGATGAATTCTCAGATCCTGCACTCATGAATTACCTCGGAGCAAGAAAAACAACCATGCTGGGAAATAACTT CTCTGAGTACCACGTTGACGAGCCGGCCCGCCTGGTGCTGGACAAGCTGGAAAAGATCGGTTATCGTGTGGTGTCCATGACGGGCGTGGGACAGACGCTGGTGTGGTGTCTCCACAAAGAGACTGAGTGA
- the LOC114456593 gene encoding cdc42 effector protein 3, with translation MPLRASLHRKPSSGRWAGRHSKRKEVLSVNMISLPMADFRHISHIGNDVQSDSFGDLSFLKRGHRLLLQSSQSEQNIFLACSPPPKPPRVNLDEPDSIESQEWSMNHQRKSQKRIKCNSMPLLDSKDREDIDEEQDRYQEENETHSTGRGSRSSNRDGDFTETGNKTVGQQKDEDSGFSFSLDLGPSILDDVLQVMDKEHNSL, from the coding sequence ATGCCTCTTAGAGCATCTCTGCACAGAAAGCCTTCCTCGGGCCGTTGGGCCGGCAGACACTCCAAGCGGAAGGAGGTGCTGTCCGTCAACATGATCAGTCTGCCAATGGCCGATTTTCGTCACATCTCTCACATTGGAAATGATGTCCAATCAGACAGCTTTGGCGATCTTTCCTTTTTAAAGAGGGGCCACCGATTGCTTCTACAAAGTTCCCAAAGTGAGCAGAACATCTTCCTGGCCTGTTCCCCCCCTCCAAAGCCACCCCGAGTAAACCTGGATGAGCCGGATAGCATTGAGAGCCAAGAGTGGTCCATGAACCACCAGCGCAAAAGCCAGAAAAGGATCAAATGCAACTCCATGCCGCTACTCGACAGCAAGGATAGAGAGGATATAGATGAGGAGCAGGACAGGTACCAAGAGGAAAATGAAACGCACAGCACAGGTCGGGGCAGCAGGAGTTCAAACAGAGATGGAGACTTTACAGAGACCGGAAATAAAACTGTGGGGCAACAGAAGGACGAGGACAGTGGATTTTCATTCAGCCTGGACCTAGGCCCTTCAATCCTGGACGATGTTCTCCAGGTTATGGACAAAGAACACAACTCATTATAA